The following proteins are co-located in the Dietzia timorensis genome:
- a CDS encoding BtrH N-terminal domain-containing protein — protein sequence MSVEVPTRHPEPRRVLLDYPHRQAGHCGSGALRDLLEWAGLGWDEVPSEGLVFGMGGGLGFTYLRAPGLAPPIYFVGRSSDLEVDLLARLGAEVDVRGTDDPETGWGWVRRELQQGRPVLMWADISELPYLNVRLQMSRHDIVVIGYEDDTETAFVVDNDRAEMQKVPYEALARARASRSFPVPTRHTTYFVNWPQILPDLRQTAASALVASVENMQAATTAIIPDASVLPPDAVAAAGISGVTVFAEDVDRWPGLMPEPELDIALRSLHAFVEKAGTGGGLFRRLQAQFCGDVARLTESAEMAKAGTALLRCADTWSALAAAGRSDGSTLDRWRRVNELAATLPRDEGHAISHMRKAAGELGMGDPL from the coding sequence ATGTCAGTCGAGGTCCCTACCCGTCATCCAGAGCCGCGACGAGTCCTACTGGACTATCCCCACCGTCAGGCAGGGCATTGTGGTTCCGGAGCGCTGAGAGACCTCCTGGAGTGGGCCGGTCTGGGCTGGGACGAGGTGCCGAGCGAAGGTCTGGTCTTCGGAATGGGCGGTGGTCTCGGCTTCACCTACCTGCGGGCACCGGGTCTCGCCCCTCCCATCTACTTCGTCGGGCGTAGCAGCGACCTCGAGGTCGACCTTCTCGCCAGGCTGGGTGCAGAGGTCGACGTTCGGGGAACCGACGATCCCGAGACCGGCTGGGGCTGGGTCCGCCGCGAACTCCAGCAAGGCCGTCCCGTGCTGATGTGGGCCGACATTTCTGAGCTGCCCTACCTCAATGTCCGCCTTCAGATGAGTCGGCACGACATCGTCGTGATCGGTTACGAAGACGACACCGAGACGGCTTTCGTGGTGGACAACGACCGAGCCGAGATGCAGAAAGTCCCCTACGAGGCTCTTGCGCGGGCGCGCGCGTCCCGATCGTTCCCCGTGCCCACGAGGCACACCACGTACTTCGTGAACTGGCCCCAGATCCTGCCCGATCTCCGCCAGACTGCGGCTTCGGCCCTCGTGGCCTCGGTCGAAAACATGCAGGCGGCGACAACCGCGATTATTCCGGACGCGTCGGTGCTACCGCCGGATGCCGTTGCCGCTGCCGGGATCAGTGGAGTCACGGTCTTCGCCGAGGATGTCGACCGGTGGCCGGGGCTCATGCCCGAACCGGAACTGGACATCGCGCTGCGTTCTCTCCACGCCTTTGTAGAGAAGGCAGGCACGGGCGGCGGCCTGTTCCGCCGGTTGCAGGCACAGTTCTGTGGCGACGTGGCCCGGCTAACGGAGTCCGCGGAGATGGCGAAGGCCGGAACTGCGCTCTTGCGCTGCGCGGACACGTGGTCGGCTCTGGCTGCGGCCGGCCGTAGCGACGGATCGACGCTCGATCGCTGGCGACGGGTCAATGAACTCGCCGCGACGCTTCCCCGCGACGAAGGCCATGCCATCTCTCACATGCGCAAAGCGGCGGGGGAACTGGGGATGGGTGACCCATTGTAG
- a CDS encoding transposase translates to MQQQICGHRGRKGDPLYGIRTIIRCDPARLTERQWRRFNDALAADPRHEELFLAWQIAHELRQAYHHKDLPAGRSAAEKILATLPSCPIPEIARLGRTLRKWKDSFLAYWTTDRSNNGGTEAINGLIELHRRLARGYRNRDNYRLRMLLIAGGLRT, encoded by the coding sequence TTGCAGCAGCAAATCTGCGGCCACCGCGGACGTAAAGGCGACCCGCTCTACGGGATCCGCACCATCATCCGCTGCGACCCGGCACGGCTGACCGAGCGGCAGTGGCGACGGTTCAATGACGCATTGGCCGCCGACCCCCGGCACGAGGAACTGTTCCTCGCCTGGCAGATCGCCCACGAACTCCGACAGGCCTACCACCATAAAGACCTGCCAGCCGGGCGCAGCGCTGCGGAGAAGATACTCGCGACCTTGCCGTCCTGCCCGATCCCAGAGATCGCCCGCCTCGGCCGCACTCTTCGCAAGTGGAAGGACTCCTTCCTCGCCTACTGGACCACTGACCGATCCAACAATGGTGGAACCGAAGCGATCAACGGCCTCATCGAACTCCACCGGCGCCTGGCCCGCGGCTACCGCAACCGCGACAACTACCGCCTGCGGATGCTCCTCATCGCCGGCGGGCTACGGACCTGA
- a CDS encoding transposase: MVIDDGRAIAEVARSIGVHEMTLGKWVKKTRDEGNGESDRPLNEDERAELERLREEVKHARMEVEFAKKVATWFAKDPR; the protein is encoded by the coding sequence TTGGTCATCGATGATGGCCGTGCGATCGCCGAAGTTGCACGCAGTATCGGCGTTCACGAGATGACGTTGGGGAAATGGGTGAAGAAGACTCGAGACGAGGGAAACGGTGAGTCTGACCGCCCGTTGAATGAGGACGAGCGGGCGGAACTCGAGCGCCTTCGCGAAGAAGTGAAGCACGCCCGGATGGAGGTGGAGTTCGCAAAAAAAGTAGCGACCTGGTTCGCGAAAGACCCGCGGTGA
- a CDS encoding PaaI family thioesterase, which translates to MDTFRDKAGGPIGTDIDTWVRSFTRMESGSSELPPHHPNCLGCGPENPNGHFLSVRRDGDGVVAHHQFDQRHVGAPGIAHGGAVATVIDDLFGFLLYSVGELAVTRRLELEYLAPALLDTPYILRAAVRSRDGRKLDLTSTMEDAEGRTVITATALFIVVEVEHFLQSQRNSRA; encoded by the coding sequence ATGGACACATTTCGCGACAAGGCCGGCGGGCCGATAGGTACCGATATCGACACCTGGGTGCGCTCGTTTACGCGCATGGAATCCGGTTCCTCCGAGCTTCCTCCCCACCACCCCAACTGCCTTGGCTGTGGACCAGAGAACCCGAATGGTCACTTCCTCTCGGTACGGCGTGACGGAGACGGCGTCGTCGCACACCACCAGTTCGACCAGCGCCACGTCGGGGCACCCGGCATTGCACACGGCGGCGCGGTAGCGACCGTGATTGACGACCTCTTCGGCTTCTTGCTCTATTCGGTCGGCGAGCTCGCCGTGACGCGCCGTCTCGAGCTCGAGTATCTTGCGCCAGCACTACTCGACACCCCGTACATCCTGCGCGCTGCAGTTCGGTCTCGCGATGGCCGGAAATTGGACCTCACGTCCACGATGGAGGATGCAGAGGGCCGCACTGTTATTACTGCCACTGCCCTGTTCATCGTGGTCGAGGTTGAACACTTTTTGCAGTCACAGAGAAACTCGAGGGCTTAG
- a CDS encoding helix-turn-helix domain-containing protein, translated as MSNHPDILDGERQTRRPRSTLHLPSAFCLRIRNLKQVPVSPVQEALRSIFTQRSADPRELPGLDSLVVTYCGAVLLRLLNILVGDAPDITLSLGWPAPEGLPVDQDRLAGRLVFDASLSILHFPVDAVNHVCRFSDPVAYRLAISDLQRRLDERSKIASYSDKVRRLIEKRPADCGSQWIADELSISTSTLKRRLSEEGMTYRGLRQSVIREYAILRLLDGSVSASEIATDLGYSDLASFSHAFKHWTGHPPTGFRRR; from the coding sequence ATGAGCAATCACCCCGACATCCTCGACGGAGAACGACAGACCAGACGACCACGAAGTACGCTTCACCTACCGAGTGCTTTCTGCTTGAGGATCAGGAACCTTAAACAAGTCCCAGTTTCCCCTGTTCAGGAAGCACTTCGGTCTATTTTCACCCAGCGATCCGCAGATCCCCGTGAACTACCGGGGCTAGACTCCCTAGTGGTCACCTACTGTGGTGCGGTCCTGCTGAGGCTGCTGAATATACTCGTTGGCGATGCACCAGACATCACACTCTCACTGGGTTGGCCCGCTCCGGAAGGTCTGCCCGTGGATCAGGATCGGTTAGCTGGTCGCCTGGTATTTGACGCTTCACTGTCCATTCTGCATTTTCCCGTTGACGCGGTCAATCACGTCTGCCGGTTCTCTGACCCCGTGGCGTATCGACTCGCTATCAGTGACTTGCAGCGAAGGCTCGACGAGCGGAGTAAAATCGCCTCGTATTCGGACAAGGTGAGACGTCTGATAGAGAAGCGTCCCGCAGATTGTGGAAGTCAGTGGATTGCAGACGAACTCTCCATCTCTACGAGCACACTTAAGCGGCGCCTCTCTGAGGAAGGGATGACCTATCGCGGACTGCGCCAGTCGGTCATTCGTGAGTACGCGATTCTTCGTTTACTGGACGGATCTGTGTCCGCGAGCGAGATCGCCACGGACCTCGGATATAGCGACCTCGCCAGCTTTTCACACGCTTTCAAGCACTGGACCGGCCACCCGCCGACGGGGTTCCGTCGTAGGTAG
- a CDS encoding IS1380 family transposase: MKRTSWSSGLSFSVEDVGVIAHAGVIAPRLLADRVGLTAELSGAMAQRRSIPIHDRGRVLTDVAVMLTGGGTSIADIRVLRHQSTVLGPVASSPTVWRALDEVTAGKRKKIQVARARTRRHVWSQLPGGVPASKCAGRDLGDTVVLDVDATIVVTHSEKEQSAPTYKRTFGYHPIGVWCDNTEEFLAASLRPGNAGSNTAADHIDVLGQAIAQIPAAHRRDVLIRSDGAGASHDLLEWISEQNRIRGRRVEYSVGFSITAGIRRAIAIAPDTAWGPAVNQDGDLRPGAEIAELTGLLPPRMLAKWPDGMRVIVRRERPHPGAQLSMFEELDGWRYQAFVTNTATGQLQFLEARHRAHARVEDRIRHAKDTGLGRLPSREFALNQAWLVAVMIAADLVAWTRMLACTGAATILAACEPKAMRYRFLHVAALLTRSSRRRRVKIPETWPWATAIEAVFHTIAAIPKPA; this comes from the coding sequence GTGAAGCGTACTTCGTGGTCGTCTGGTCTGTCGTTCTCCGTCGAGGATGTCGGGGTGATTGCTCATGCCGGGGTCATCGCGCCGCGTCTTCTGGCTGATCGCGTCGGCCTGACCGCCGAGCTGTCGGGGGCCATGGCGCAGCGCCGATCCATCCCGATCCATGACCGTGGCAGGGTGTTGACCGATGTCGCGGTGATGCTCACAGGTGGCGGCACGTCCATCGCCGACATCCGCGTCCTGCGCCACCAATCCACTGTCCTGGGTCCGGTCGCCTCCTCTCCGACGGTGTGGCGCGCCCTGGACGAGGTCACCGCTGGTAAACGCAAAAAGATCCAGGTCGCGCGGGCCCGTACGCGGCGGCATGTGTGGTCCCAGCTGCCCGGCGGGGTGCCGGCCTCCAAGTGCGCGGGCCGGGATCTGGGGGACACGGTCGTGCTCGATGTGGACGCCACCATCGTGGTCACCCACAGCGAGAAAGAACAGAGCGCGCCGACCTACAAGCGCACCTTCGGCTACCACCCGATCGGCGTGTGGTGCGACAACACAGAAGAGTTCCTCGCTGCGAGCTTGCGGCCGGGCAACGCGGGGTCGAACACCGCGGCCGACCACATCGACGTCCTGGGGCAAGCCATCGCCCAGATTCCCGCCGCCCATCGGCGTGATGTGCTGATCCGATCCGACGGCGCCGGCGCCTCCCATGACCTGTTGGAGTGGATCTCCGAGCAGAATCGGATCCGTGGTCGGCGGGTGGAGTACTCGGTCGGCTTCTCGATCACCGCCGGAATCCGCCGGGCCATCGCGATCGCCCCCGACACCGCGTGGGGGCCAGCGGTGAATCAAGACGGCGACCTGAGGCCGGGCGCGGAGATCGCCGAGCTGACTGGACTGCTGCCGCCCAGGATGCTCGCCAAGTGGCCCGACGGGATGCGGGTCATCGTCCGCCGTGAGCGGCCCCACCCCGGCGCCCAGTTGTCGATGTTCGAGGAACTCGACGGGTGGCGCTACCAGGCGTTCGTCACCAACACCGCCACCGGTCAACTGCAGTTCCTCGAGGCCAGGCATCGGGCGCACGCCCGGGTGGAGGACCGGATCCGCCACGCCAAAGACACCGGCCTGGGCCGTCTGCCCTCGCGAGAGTTCGCTCTCAACCAGGCATGGCTGGTGGCGGTGATGATCGCCGCCGACCTCGTCGCCTGGACCCGGATGCTGGCCTGCACCGGCGCCGCCACCATCCTCGCAGCGTGCGAGCCCAAAGCGATGCGCTACCGCTTCCTCCACGTCGCCGCCCTACTGACCCGCAGCAGCCGACGTAGACGGGTCAAAATCCCCGAGACCTGGCCCTGGGCCACCGCCATCGAAGCGGTGTTCCACACGATCGCCGCGATCCCCAAACCGGCCTGA